ATTTCGGGATGAATTCACCTGAATCTCAGAAACCGGTCAAAGGCACCGCGTCCTACTTTCCCTCGATCGAGAAAAAATACGGCCGCCCGATCGCCGAATGGACATCCCTTATCCGGAAAAATGCCGGCAAGAAACACATGGAACTCGTCGCTTGGTTGAAG
This DNA window, taken from Qingshengfaniella alkalisoli, encodes the following:
- a CDS encoding DUF4287 domain-containing protein; amino-acid sequence: MNSPESQKPVKGTASYFPSIEKKYGRPIAEWTSLIRKNAGKKHMELVAWLKAEHGMGHGHANALVAHTFAENKNNGD